From Roseburia hominis, the proteins below share one genomic window:
- a CDS encoding adaptor protein MecA: MKIEKINDNQIRCTLTGADLAERELKLSELAYGTEKARSLFQDMMQQAAYEFGFEAEDIPLMIEAIPASSDSIVLIITKVEDPDELDTRFSKFSPSPAGDVDKRKASMLERLKKLEGADEFLDLLRHMKDAISALPEKPDTAKTKQEAKPAAAKEHAKEHAPAAPAIRLFSFTTLDGAIQASALLYGMYDGANTLYKDDMEDMYILALSQSEHTSADFNRICNMLSEYGSSEPSTGANLAFLEEHCEIIVPKTAVQTLGSL; the protein is encoded by the coding sequence ATGAAGATAGAGAAGATCAATGACAACCAGATACGCTGCACGCTGACAGGCGCCGACCTGGCAGAACGCGAATTAAAGCTCAGCGAGCTGGCATACGGAACAGAAAAAGCAAGATCACTTTTCCAGGATATGATGCAACAGGCCGCATACGAATTTGGATTCGAAGCAGAGGATATCCCGCTGATGATTGAAGCCATTCCAGCCTCTTCCGATTCCATCGTGCTTATTATTACAAAGGTGGAAGACCCGGACGAACTGGACACCAGATTTTCCAAGTTCTCCCCCTCACCCGCAGGCGATGTGGATAAACGCAAAGCCTCCATGCTGGAACGCCTGAAAAAATTAGAAGGAGCCGATGAATTCTTAGATCTCCTCAGACATATGAAAGATGCCATCTCCGCATTGCCGGAGAAGCCGGACACTGCGAAAACGAAACAGGAAGCAAAACCAGCTGCGGCAAAAGAGCATGCCAAAGAACATGCCCCCGCTGCTCCGGCAATCCGCCTGTTCTCGTTTACCACACTGGACGGTGCGATCCAGGCATCCGCACTGCTTTATGGAATGTATGACGGCGCAAATACTTTATATAAGGATGACATGGAAGATATGTACATTCTGGCACTTTCACAGTCTGAACATACCTCCGCAGATTTTAACCGGATCTGCAACATGCTCTCCGAATACGGATCTTCCGAACCGAGTACCGGAGCGAATCTGGCATTTCTCGAGGAACACTGCGAGATTATTGTTCCCAAGACAGCCGTTCAGACCTTAGGCAGTCTGTAG
- the nadC gene encoding carboxylating nicotinate-nucleotide diphosphorylase, with protein sequence MNKITMTLQADHLILEALKEDISSEDVTTNSVMKEAVEGEVQLICKQDGIIAGLEVFKRVFELLDSQVQAEFYCQDGDGVKKGELMGVVRGDIRVLLSGERVALNYLQRMSGIATYTHQVASLLAGSGTKLLDTRKTTPNMRIFEKYAVRVGGGYNHRYNLSDGVLLKDNHIGAAGSVKKAVEMAREYAPFVRKIEVEVENLDMVREAVEAGADIIMLDNMSPEEMREAIRIIDGRVETECSGNVTKENIERLVSLGVDYISSGALTHSAPILDISLKNLHAV encoded by the coding sequence ATGAATAAGATTACGATGACATTGCAGGCAGATCATTTGATTCTTGAGGCACTTAAAGAGGATATTTCCAGTGAAGATGTTACAACGAATTCTGTCATGAAAGAAGCGGTGGAGGGTGAGGTTCAGCTCATCTGTAAACAGGATGGAATCATTGCGGGTCTTGAAGTGTTCAAACGGGTATTTGAACTGTTGGACAGCCAGGTTCAGGCGGAATTTTATTGTCAGGACGGCGATGGGGTGAAGAAAGGGGAGCTGATGGGCGTTGTGAGAGGTGATATCAGGGTGCTTCTTTCCGGCGAGCGGGTTGCGCTGAATTATCTGCAGAGAATGAGCGGGATCGCGACCTATACGCATCAGGTGGCGTCGCTTCTTGCAGGCAGCGGGACGAAACTTCTGGATACCAGAAAAACAACGCCGAATATGCGTATTTTTGAGAAGTATGCGGTTCGTGTAGGCGGCGGCTATAACCATAGATATAATCTGTCCGATGGGGTGCTTTTGAAGGATAATCATATCGGAGCTGCCGGAAGTGTGAAGAAGGCGGTGGAGATGGCCAGGGAGTATGCGCCGTTTGTCCGAAAAATCGAGGTGGAAGTCGAGAACCTTGATATGGTAAGGGAGGCCGTTGAGGCGGGGGCAGATATTATCATGCTGGATAATATGTCTCCGGAAGAGATGCGCGAGGCGATCAGGATTATTGACGGGCGTGTCGAGACGGAGTGTTCCGGAAATGTGACGAAGGAAAATATTGAGCGGCTTGTGTCGCTGGGCGTGGACTATATCTCCAGTGGTGCGCTGACGCATTCGGCGCCAATTCTGGATATTTCGCTCAAGAATCTGCATGCGGTGTAG
- a CDS encoding L-aspartate oxidase, whose amino-acid sequence MDIRADVVIVGTGVGGLFSALNLPREKKIVMITKSDLESSDSFLAQGGICVLRDEEDYDGYFEDTMRAGHYENRKESVDIMIRSSREIINDLVGYGVEFAKENGEFAYTREGAHSRPRILFHEDITGKEITSKLLAQVKKLNNVEMHEYTTMTDIIEVDGACAGILAKTQEGDEVRILADHTILASGGIGGRYRHSTNFPHLTGDALDISKKHGIRLEHLDYVQIHPTTLYSEKPGRRFLISESVRGEGAVLYNKKKERFVDELLPRDVVTEAIRKEMEREGTDYVWLSMEAISKETILNHFPNIYRHCLEEGYDVTKECIPVVPAQHYFMGGIWVDSDSRTSMERLYAVGETSCNGVHGANRLASNSLLESLVFAKRAARKIAK is encoded by the coding sequence ATGGATATTAGGGCAGATGTTGTAATCGTCGGAACAGGAGTAGGCGGTCTGTTTTCTGCGCTGAATCTCCCCCGGGAGAAAAAGATCGTGATGATCACCAAGTCTGATTTGGAGAGCAGCGATTCCTTCCTGGCACAAGGAGGAATCTGTGTGCTTCGTGACGAGGAGGATTATGACGGATATTTTGAGGACACGATGCGGGCGGGGCATTATGAGAACAGAAAAGAATCTGTGGATATTATGATTCGAAGCTCCCGCGAGATTATAAATGATCTGGTCGGATATGGGGTTGAATTTGCGAAGGAGAATGGAGAATTTGCGTATACCCGTGAAGGTGCGCACTCCAGGCCGAGGATTCTTTTTCATGAGGATATCACGGGAAAAGAGATTACCAGTAAGCTGCTGGCACAGGTAAAGAAATTAAATAATGTCGAAATGCATGAATATACAACTATGACAGATATCATAGAGGTGGATGGTGCCTGTGCAGGAATCCTTGCAAAAACGCAGGAGGGAGACGAGGTCAGGATTTTGGCGGATCATACGATCCTGGCGAGTGGAGGAATCGGAGGCAGATACCGGCATTCCACCAATTTCCCACATCTGACAGGAGATGCACTGGATATTTCAAAGAAGCATGGAATACGGCTGGAGCATCTGGATTATGTGCAGATTCACCCAACGACGCTTTACTCCGAAAAACCCGGACGGAGATTTCTGATTTCTGAGTCGGTGCGCGGGGAAGGGGCAGTCCTTTATAATAAGAAGAAAGAACGATTTGTGGACGAATTGCTCCCGCGGGATGTGGTGACGGAGGCAATCCGCAAAGAGATGGAAAGAGAAGGGACAGATTATGTGTGGCTGTCCATGGAAGCAATTTCTAAAGAAACGATTTTGAATCATTTTCCCAATATTTATCGGCATTGCCTGGAAGAAGGGTATGATGTGACGAAGGAATGTATCCCGGTGGTTCCGGCGCAGCATTATTTTATGGGCGGTATTTGGGTCGATTCAGACAGCAGGACCTCCATGGAGCGTCTGTATGCGGTGGGCGAGACGAGCTGTAACGGCGTGCATGGGGCGAACCGTTTGGCGAGCAATTCTCTGCTGGAAAGCCTGGTATTTGCAAAGCGGGCGGCGAGGAAGATTGCAAAATAA
- the nadA gene encoding quinolinate synthase NadA: MTLTEEIKKLKEEKDAVILAHYYVNPEVQEIADYIGDSFYLSKVAVGLKEQTIVFCGVSFMGESAKVLNPGKTVLMPDAEADCPMAHMADPQVIRAMREKYEDLAVVCYINSTAELKECSDVCVTSANAVQIVKALPNQNIFFIPDRNLAHYIAELTPEKNFVFNEGYCPTHERMQVQEILKAKEEHPQAEVLSHPECPKGVLELSDYIGSTSGIIKYATESDCMEFIICTEEGVAYKLGQNNPEKQFYFTETVPICPDMKKITLEKILHVLKTGENEVHVTEQLRENSRKPLERMLELAR; the protein is encoded by the coding sequence ATGACATTGACAGAAGAGATAAAGAAATTAAAAGAAGAGAAGGATGCGGTGATACTGGCGCATTATTACGTAAATCCGGAAGTACAGGAAATTGCCGATTATATTGGCGATTCCTTTTATTTGAGCAAGGTCGCGGTGGGACTTAAGGAGCAGACCATCGTGTTTTGCGGCGTTTCCTTTATGGGCGAGAGCGCCAAGGTTTTAAATCCGGGCAAGACGGTGCTGATGCCGGACGCAGAGGCGGACTGTCCGATGGCGCATATGGCAGATCCGCAGGTGATTCGGGCGATGCGGGAGAAATATGAGGATCTGGCGGTAGTATGTTACATCAATTCGACTGCAGAGCTGAAGGAATGTTCTGATGTGTGCGTAACTTCGGCAAATGCAGTTCAGATCGTGAAAGCACTGCCAAATCAGAACATTTTCTTTATTCCGGATCGGAATCTGGCACATTATATTGCAGAGCTTACGCCGGAAAAGAATTTTGTATTTAACGAGGGATACTGTCCGACTCATGAGAGAATGCAGGTGCAGGAGATTTTAAAGGCAAAAGAAGAGCACCCGCAGGCGGAGGTGCTTTCTCACCCGGAGTGTCCGAAGGGGGTCCTGGAGCTTTCCGATTACATAGGAAGTACGTCCGGAATCATCAAATATGCGACGGAAAGTGATTGCATGGAGTTTATTATTTGTACGGAGGAGGGCGTGGCGTATAAGCTGGGCCAGAATAATCCGGAGAAGCAGTTTTATTTTACGGAGACAGTTCCAATCTGTCCGGATATGAAGAAAATCACACTGGAGAAGATTCTTCACGTGTTGAAGACCGGAGAAAATGAAGTGCATGTGACCGAGCAGCTCCGAGAGAATTCCAGGAAGCCTCTTGAGAGAATGTTAGAGCTTGCGAGATAA
- a CDS encoding DUF4474 domain-containing protein translates to MYILGSSIFLICILFLVLFHYKRHQIIRKICEMDPCQKIYLLDNLAKPFGFSYLPCPDIMTSQVDAWQRAFGYQSLFDQSAPHFNMVLDCEPIYFDYDGRTWLIEFWKGQYGLSCGAEIGIYAADEVLRPSQYKTAHFHSVKDEEMLPLSMELFHNNCCLFSINRIHWWLTGFCVGKYTVPEDLRLRITLTFPSSTMLKNFIEALLSKGYEKYDLCIRNLSISFTFVTPHSSQNVSHFPFRRLLAKCMDKFLVRLYCHFTRPFTCTSDRLLYLYYFLPSVFRRILYFYKNKCVKKSRPKCRNFSGERGRL, encoded by the coding sequence ATGTATATACTAGGTAGTTCTATTTTTCTGATCTGTATCCTGTTCCTTGTACTATTTCACTATAAACGGCATCAAATCATACGCAAAATCTGCGAAATGGATCCGTGCCAAAAAATATACCTGCTGGATAATCTGGCCAAACCGTTCGGATTTTCCTACCTTCCCTGCCCGGATATTATGACCTCGCAGGTAGATGCATGGCAGAGAGCCTTCGGCTACCAGTCATTGTTTGATCAAAGCGCGCCACATTTTAATATGGTTCTCGACTGTGAACCCATCTATTTTGACTACGACGGGAGAACCTGGCTGATCGAATTCTGGAAAGGCCAGTACGGACTGAGCTGCGGAGCGGAGATCGGTATCTATGCCGCGGACGAGGTCCTCCGCCCATCGCAATACAAGACGGCACATTTTCACAGTGTGAAAGATGAAGAAATGCTGCCGCTTTCCATGGAATTATTCCACAATAACTGCTGCCTGTTTTCCATAAATCGAATTCACTGGTGGCTGACCGGATTTTGTGTGGGAAAATATACCGTACCCGAAGATCTCCGTCTCCGAATTACACTCACCTTCCCTTCTTCCACTATGTTGAAAAACTTCATCGAAGCGCTGCTAAGCAAGGGATATGAGAAATATGATTTATGTATTAGAAACTTATCCATTTCTTTTACTTTTGTCACTCCTCATTCTTCCCAAAATGTATCCCACTTTCCATTCCGGCGCCTCCTCGCAAAATGCATGGACAAATTTCTCGTCCGGCTTTACTGCCATTTCACACGTCCCTTTACCTGTACCTCGGACCGGCTCCTATATTTATACTATTTTCTTCCATCTGTTTTCCGCCGCATCTTATACTTCTATAAGAATAAATGCGTAAAAAAGAGCCGGCCAAAATGCCGGAATTTTTCCGGAGAAAGGGGAAGGCTATGA
- a CDS encoding metallophosphoesterase translates to MSSSTRISKAFEHAPVLPLAASSRYILLSDCHRGIGNANDNFLKNETLYTAALDFYFRRGFTYIELGDGDELWENRSIRKIKEMHRRSFDALARYYEEGRLYLLYGNHDMVKKDFHFREKNLRTYYCERNLCERPLFPGITFHAGIILSTELPDSERNSSISAGTGAPKLYLLHGHQADPLNSTFWQLSRFLVRYVWRPLEKLGIPDPTSAAKNNRRKKRSEEILTRWATENGNILIAGHTHHPMIGTPGSPYCNTGCCIHPGSITGIEIENLCMTLVKWSASVRPDMTMYAMREVLGKTVCIKDYM, encoded by the coding sequence ATGAGCAGTTCCACACGTATTTCCAAAGCCTTCGAGCATGCGCCCGTCCTCCCGCTTGCGGCGTCCTCCAGGTATATTCTGCTCAGCGACTGTCATCGGGGGATCGGAAACGCCAACGACAATTTTTTGAAAAACGAAACCTTATACACTGCCGCTCTGGATTTTTATTTTCGTCGGGGATTCACCTATATTGAACTGGGAGACGGAGATGAATTGTGGGAAAATCGTTCAATTCGGAAAATCAAAGAAATGCACAGGCGCAGCTTTGACGCGCTTGCCAGATATTATGAAGAAGGCCGCTTGTATCTCCTATACGGAAACCACGATATGGTCAAGAAAGATTTTCATTTCCGTGAAAAGAATTTACGCACCTATTACTGCGAACGAAATCTTTGCGAACGCCCTCTTTTCCCGGGCATTACCTTTCATGCCGGAATCATTTTAAGCACAGAACTGCCGGATTCGGAAAGAAACAGCTCCATATCCGCCGGAACCGGGGCTCCCAAACTCTACCTCCTCCACGGTCACCAGGCAGATCCGTTAAACAGCACCTTCTGGCAGCTTTCCCGGTTCCTGGTGCGCTATGTCTGGCGGCCTCTTGAAAAACTGGGAATCCCTGACCCTACCAGCGCCGCAAAGAACAATCGCCGCAAAAAGCGTTCCGAGGAGATCCTGACTCGCTGGGCGACTGAAAATGGAAACATTCTGATCGCAGGCCATACGCATCACCCGATGATCGGCACGCCAGGGTCTCCCTACTGCAACACGGGCTGTTGTATTCATCCAGGGAGCATCACCGGAATCGAGATTGAAAACCTATGTATGACTCTGGTAAAATGGAGCGCCTCGGTCCGCCCCGATATGACGATGTATGCCATGAGAGAAGTTCTGGGGAAAACGGTGTGTATCAAAGATTATATGTAA